A DNA window from Thiopseudomonas alkaliphila contains the following coding sequences:
- a CDS encoding ArsA family ATPase, which translates to MKLQLIPLLMTKRVLMCGGKGGVGKTTLSCALAIKAATLGRNTLLVSTDPAHSLADAFGLTIGAKETSVQPNLTVLELDPDTEVKAYLQRVLGQMRQYVGPDKVGELERQLRLTRHSPGAQEAALLERVAQLLDEGLQRFDLIVFDTAPTGHTLRLLSLPEVMAVWTEGLLKHNKRSEHLSSVLSHLTPGRSVDNPLADPSQHAVEGLDSKQQQLLSTLHARQSLFQRTRRCLSDAEQSAFIFVLTPEKLPLLETERAVDSLQHSHIPVAGLLINRVMPAAAADNSFWRARLEQQASYLVAIQQRLGTLPQQQIALQAQDIQGLSGLQQLAEQLL; encoded by the coding sequence ATGAAACTACAGCTAATTCCGTTATTAATGACTAAACGCGTTTTAATGTGCGGGGGTAAGGGCGGTGTGGGTAAAACCACATTGTCGTGTGCGCTTGCTATTAAAGCGGCAACCCTTGGCCGCAACACTTTGTTGGTATCAACTGACCCCGCCCACAGTTTAGCTGATGCCTTTGGCTTAACAATTGGAGCTAAGGAAACCTCAGTTCAGCCTAATTTAACGGTATTGGAGTTAGATCCAGATACTGAGGTAAAGGCTTATTTACAGCGAGTGTTGGGGCAAATGCGCCAATACGTAGGCCCTGATAAAGTAGGTGAGCTTGAGCGTCAGCTACGGTTAACTCGGCATTCGCCCGGTGCTCAAGAAGCTGCGTTATTAGAGCGAGTGGCGCAGTTATTAGATGAAGGTTTGCAGCGTTTTGACTTAATTGTGTTTGACACTGCACCTACTGGCCATACCTTACGTTTATTGAGCCTGCCGGAGGTGATGGCAGTATGGACTGAAGGTTTGCTCAAACATAATAAGCGCTCAGAACACCTTAGTTCTGTGCTATCGCATCTAACGCCTGGGCGCAGTGTGGATAATCCTTTGGCTGATCCTAGTCAGCATGCGGTTGAGGGCTTAGATTCTAAGCAGCAACAACTGTTAAGTACTTTACACGCACGGCAGTCATTATTTCAGCGCACCCGTCGCTGTTTATCGGATGCTGAGCAAAGTGCTTTTATATTTGTCTTAACCCCAGAAAAATTGCCATTACTGGAAACCGAGCGTGCCGTCGACTCCCTGCAGCACAGTCATATTCCAGTGGCAGGATTATTGATCAATCGGGTAATGCCAGCGGCTGCAGCGGATAATAGTTTTTGGCGCGCGCGGCTTGAACAGCAAGCCAGTTACTTAGTGGCCATCCAACAGCGTTTAGGAACGTTGCCCCAGCAGCAGATTGCCTTACAGGCACAAGATATTCAGGGGTTAAGCGGACTACAGCAGCTAGCTGAGCAGCTGCTGTAG
- a CDS encoding cory-CC-star protein: MQLKVAAFKQWYKKVSEAGALYYNAPYRAAIARAKRDEDDLFMLLVFSEMMGIPNPASWYTLELQPLLLERFHDWHVRMGMPRSPLDQFRCC, translated from the coding sequence ATGCAGCTTAAAGTAGCTGCCTTTAAGCAATGGTATAAAAAAGTCAGCGAGGCAGGAGCGTTGTACTACAACGCTCCGTATCGCGCAGCGATTGCCAGAGCCAAACGCGATGAAGATGACTTGTTTATGCTGCTGGTGTTCTCTGAAATGATGGGTATTCCGAACCCGGCCTCTTGGTACACTTTAGAATTACAGCCTTTATTGCTTGAGCGTTTTCACGACTGGCATGTGCGCATGGGTATGCCACGTTCGCCGTTAGATCAATTTCGTTGCTGTTAA
- a CDS encoding Lnb N-terminal periplasmic domain-containing protein, producing the protein MQQLLNSIHSDQRPARSAWAKLGLSMLTLCLLVATLWGNLALYYQAPKPVLWMAVWSLLALSCAVLLWVRGATQGVIAYLVLHGCLLVWWNTLEPSNEHIWADDLAQMTHGEVQGSRVTLHNVRNFNWKSETEYEPRWETRQYDLTQLQSVDMITSHWGMQSIAHVLVSFGFSDGQFVTFTVEIRKKQGQSFSEIGGFFKDFELSIMATDERDAIGVRPNVRGEDSYLYRLEMPQELMQQLFLAYIKQANDLVEQPRFYNTITANCTTIVFDMMRHITGRSLPLDPRLLLTGYLPSYVQEQGGLVPDYPLPVLTERGRITERSKQAAEASNYSQQIRDGVPGWSQRLSQD; encoded by the coding sequence ATGCAGCAACTCCTTAATAGTATTCATTCAGATCAACGACCGGCACGTTCGGCGTGGGCTAAGCTTGGCCTAAGCATGCTTACCCTGTGCTTATTGGTAGCGACTCTGTGGGGCAATTTAGCGCTGTATTATCAGGCACCGAAACCTGTGTTGTGGATGGCAGTGTGGAGTTTATTAGCCTTAAGCTGCGCGGTGCTGCTTTGGGTTAGAGGGGCAACGCAGGGCGTCATAGCGTATCTCGTCTTACATGGTTGTTTACTGGTGTGGTGGAATACGCTGGAGCCATCAAATGAACATATTTGGGCCGATGATTTGGCCCAGATGACCCACGGTGAGGTGCAGGGTAGTCGGGTTACCCTGCATAACGTGCGTAACTTTAACTGGAAGAGCGAAACCGAGTATGAACCCCGTTGGGAAACGCGGCAGTATGATTTAACCCAACTGCAATCGGTCGATATGATTACCTCGCACTGGGGGATGCAGTCGATAGCTCATGTACTGGTGTCCTTTGGCTTTAGTGATGGTCAATTTGTGACCTTTACTGTGGAGATCCGTAAGAAACAAGGCCAGAGCTTTTCTGAAATTGGTGGTTTTTTTAAAGACTTTGAGCTGAGTATTATGGCTACCGATGAGCGCGATGCAATTGGCGTACGGCCCAATGTGCGAGGCGAGGACAGCTATCTTTATCGCTTAGAAATGCCGCAAGAGCTCATGCAGCAACTGTTTTTAGCCTATATCAAACAGGCTAATGATTTAGTTGAACAGCCTCGTTTTTATAACACCATCACTGCCAACTGCACCACCATCGTCTTTGACATGATGCGCCATATCACCGGTCGTAGTTTGCCGTTAGATCCTCGCTTATTACTTACGGGGTATTTGCCAAGTTATGTGCAAGAGCAAGGCGGCTTAGTACCTGATTATCCCTTACCTGTGCTGACCGAGCGTGGACGCATTACCGAGCGCTCCAAACAAGCTGCAGAGGCAAGTAACTATTCACAGCAAATACGTGATGGCGTGCCAGGATGGAGTCAGCGTTTGTCTCAAGATTAA
- the mutM gene encoding bifunctional DNA-formamidopyrimidine glycosylase/DNA-(apurinic or apyrimidinic site) lyase, with the protein MPELPEVETTRRGIEPHLLNQRVIQVIVRHPRLRWPIPEDLDIRLSGQSILAVERRAKYLMIHAEVGTLLCHLGMSGSLRLVPANTSAEKHDHVDIVLESGQALRYTDPRRFGAMLWTHDPLNHQLLSKLGPEPLSPEFDGKRLFDCSRKRSMAVKPFIMDNAVVVGVGNIYASEALFKAGIDPRREAKSISRARYDKLADEIKKVLAYAIERGGTTLRDFVGGDGKPGYFQQELFVYGRTDQPCKVCGSLLKDIKLGQRASVYCPRCQR; encoded by the coding sequence ATGCCTGAATTACCCGAAGTAGAAACCACCCGCCGTGGCATTGAGCCGCACCTGCTGAACCAACGTGTAATCCAAGTGATTGTGCGTCATCCTCGCTTGCGCTGGCCGATTCCTGAAGACTTGGATATTCGTTTGTCGGGGCAAAGCATCCTAGCGGTCGAGCGCCGCGCCAAGTACTTAATGATCCACGCAGAAGTGGGCACTTTATTATGCCATCTCGGCATGTCAGGGAGCTTGCGTTTGGTGCCGGCAAATACCTCAGCTGAAAAACATGACCATGTGGATATTGTGCTGGAATCAGGGCAAGCTCTGCGTTATACCGACCCACGTCGTTTTGGTGCGATGCTCTGGACCCATGATCCACTCAATCATCAGTTACTTAGTAAACTAGGCCCTGAACCTCTGTCACCGGAGTTTGATGGTAAACGTTTATTTGACTGCTCGCGCAAGCGCAGTATGGCAGTCAAACCCTTTATTATGGATAACGCCGTAGTGGTGGGCGTGGGTAATATTTATGCCAGCGAAGCGTTATTTAAAGCAGGGATTGATCCTCGCCGCGAAGCCAAATCTATCTCCAGGGCGCGCTACGATAAACTTGCCGACGAGATTAAAAAGGTACTGGCCTACGCCATTGAGCGCGGTGGCACCACCTTACGCGACTTTGTCGGTGGCGATGGTAAGCCAGGGTACTTTCAGCAAGAGCTATTTGTCTATGGCCGCACTGATCAACCCTGTAAAGTCTGCGGTAGCCTATTAAAAGACATTAAATTGGGCCAACGTGCTAGTGTGTACTGCCCTCGCTGCCAACGTTAA
- a CDS encoding MgtC family protein, with the protein MVWENFMLRVTVAMVLGAVIGAERQLRQRMAGLRTNALVASGACLFVLVSAYTGDISSAGRISGQVVSGIGFLGAGVIMREGLNVRGLNTAATLWCSAAIGVLSGIGLLVEAAVGTLVILCANILLREAAQRINRLNLVPDAVEQHYAITIVCHADDEVHVRTLLLHALGSTQFALQSLLSEDLEHRPNTLKVIAEVIAPSGNQSQLEQIVSRISLEKSVSSVRWTLTAEHEELS; encoded by the coding sequence ATGGTTTGGGAAAACTTCATGTTGCGAGTCACCGTGGCCATGGTACTAGGCGCTGTTATCGGTGCCGAGCGTCAGTTACGCCAACGCATGGCTGGTTTACGCACTAACGCACTCGTTGCTTCAGGCGCCTGTTTATTTGTTTTAGTCTCTGCCTATACTGGCGATATCAGCAGCGCTGGCCGTATCTCTGGACAAGTTGTTTCAGGCATTGGCTTTTTAGGCGCTGGCGTCATTATGCGCGAAGGTTTAAATGTCCGCGGCCTCAATACCGCGGCCACGCTCTGGTGTTCGGCAGCCATTGGCGTACTATCGGGAATTGGTTTATTAGTTGAGGCTGCAGTCGGCACCTTAGTGATTTTATGTGCCAATATTTTATTGCGTGAAGCAGCACAACGCATCAATCGCCTCAATCTGGTGCCCGATGCGGTTGAGCAGCATTATGCAATTACGATTGTCTGTCACGCCGACGATGAAGTGCATGTGCGTACCTTATTACTCCATGCCCTAGGCAGCACTCAATTCGCTTTACAATCTTTACTAAGCGAAGACTTAGAGCACCGCCCAAATACCTTAAAGGTCATTGCTGAAGTGATTGCGCCTTCGGGTAACCAGTCGCAACTGGAACAAATCGTTAGCCGCATTAGCCTTGAAAAAAGCGTATCTTCGGTACGCTGGACGCTCACGGCAGAGCACGAAGAACTATCTTAA
- a CDS encoding carbon starvation CstA family protein, whose protein sequence is MSAIYLMLFGLIAMSLGYFVYSKFIAEKIFKLDKNFQTPAHTMEDGVDYVPTNKYVLWGHHFTSVAGAAPIVGPAIAVIWGWLPAFLWVVFGTIFFAGVHDMGAIWASVRNRAKSVGALTGDVVGKRARLLFMVVIFLVLLMVNGVFGVVIAKLLINNPGSVVPVWGAIAVAIVIGQAIYRFKWNLPLVSLLGVIALYGLIYMGPQMPVTLPDKFMGLSASANWILLLFAYAAIASLLPVWVLLQPRDYINGLQLFVGLILLYAAVLIGNPTVVAPAINTELPMSTPSLVPLLFVTIACGAISGFHGLVASGTSSKQLNKETDGRFVGYFGAVGEGALALAAIIAACAGFASLADWQAVYSTFGQGGIEAFVQGGATILENGTGISAEVSATMLTVMAALFAGTTMDTGLRLQRYIFQEWGEIYQVKWMSKALPATALSVGSCLVLAFGAGGADGSGGLLIWPLFGTTNQLLAGLTLLIIAVMLVRRKTPAIYVVIPLIFILTMGLLALLIQLRGFYEKADWFLFGLDLVVLVAAVLVTLECVSALRREKKQVQAS, encoded by the coding sequence ATGAGCGCGATTTATCTAATGTTATTTGGATTAATCGCAATGAGCCTTGGATACTTTGTGTATTCAAAGTTTATTGCTGAGAAAATCTTTAAACTTGATAAAAATTTTCAAACTCCTGCCCACACCATGGAAGATGGTGTGGATTATGTCCCGACCAATAAATACGTGCTGTGGGGTCACCACTTTACTTCAGTAGCAGGAGCAGCGCCGATTGTGGGGCCTGCTATTGCTGTGATTTGGGGCTGGTTGCCGGCGTTTTTATGGGTGGTATTTGGCACCATTTTCTTTGCCGGTGTGCACGATATGGGGGCAATCTGGGCCAGTGTACGTAATCGGGCTAAATCGGTCGGGGCCTTAACCGGGGATGTCGTAGGTAAGCGGGCACGCTTATTGTTTATGGTAGTGATTTTCCTCGTCTTATTAATGGTGAACGGCGTATTTGGCGTAGTTATCGCCAAGCTGCTGATTAATAATCCAGGCTCAGTAGTGCCGGTATGGGGTGCGATTGCGGTAGCCATCGTGATTGGTCAAGCCATTTATCGCTTTAAGTGGAACTTACCCTTAGTTTCGCTGCTTGGAGTGATTGCGCTCTATGGCTTGATCTATATGGGGCCGCAGATGCCAGTTACCCTACCAGATAAGTTTATGGGGCTTTCTGCCAGTGCTAACTGGATTTTGTTATTGTTTGCTTATGCGGCGATTGCTTCATTACTGCCTGTTTGGGTGTTATTACAACCTCGTGATTATATTAACGGTTTACAGTTATTTGTTGGCTTGATCTTATTGTATGCCGCTGTATTGATTGGTAATCCAACCGTTGTGGCGCCTGCGATCAATACCGAACTGCCTATGAGTACGCCATCGCTGGTGCCCCTATTGTTTGTCACCATTGCTTGTGGCGCTATTTCCGGCTTCCATGGATTAGTCGCTTCAGGTACCTCTTCTAAGCAATTAAACAAAGAAACCGATGGCCGCTTTGTTGGCTACTTTGGTGCTGTAGGTGAAGGCGCATTAGCTTTGGCCGCAATCATTGCGGCTTGTGCTGGTTTTGCCAGCTTAGCCGACTGGCAGGCGGTGTATTCAACCTTTGGTCAGGGCGGTATTGAAGCCTTTGTGCAGGGTGGAGCGACTATTTTAGAAAATGGCACAGGAATTAGTGCAGAGGTTTCAGCCACGATGCTTACGGTGATGGCAGCACTCTTTGCCGGCACCACCATGGATACGGGTTTGCGTTTGCAGCGTTATATCTTCCAAGAGTGGGGCGAAATCTATCAAGTAAAATGGATGAGCAAAGCCCTTCCAGCGACTGCTTTATCGGTGGGTTCTTGCTTGGTTTTAGCCTTTGGTGCCGGCGGGGCTGATGGCAGTGGTGGTTTACTGATTTGGCCATTATTTGGTACCACCAACCAATTATTAGCCGGATTAACCTTGCTGATTATTGCGGTAATGCTGGTACGCCGTAAAACTCCGGCAATCTATGTGGTTATTCCGTTGATCTTTATTCTGACTATGGGGCTGTTAGCGCTGTTAATTCAGTTGCGTGGCTTCTATGAGAAGGCCGACTGGTTTTTATTTGGTCTTGATCTAGTGGTATTGGTGGCTGCCGTGCTGGTGACTTTAGAGTGTGTGTCGGCTTTACGTCGAGAAAAGAAACAGGTGCAAGCTTCTTGA
- a CDS encoding adenosylmethionine--8-amino-7-oxononanoate transaminase, giving the protein MSSNNHWMQRDLAVVWHPCTQMKDHETLPLVPIKKAQGIWLEDFDGNRYLDAVSSWWTNIFGHANPRINQRIKDQVDQLEHLMLAGFTHQPVIELSERLVQITPAGLDKVFYADNGSASIEVALKMSHHYWLNLGKPEKKRFATITNGYHGETLGTMSVSDVALYTETYKALLFDAIKVPSPDCYHRAPGVSWEEHSRFMFEAMRQTLEQHHHELSAVILEPLVQGAGGMRMYHPIYLTLLRQACDEYGVHLIVDEIAMGFGRTGSMFACEQAGITPDFMVLSKALTGGYLPLAAVMTTNQIYDAFYDNYDSLKAFLHSHTYTGNPLACAAALATLDIFAQDNVIAKNQQLAQHMAQATAHLQDHPHVAEVRQTGMVLAIEMVKDKANKTPFAWQERRGMKVFEYAMQQGALLRPLGNVVYFLPPYIITPEQIDWLAEVATAGIELAVKD; this is encoded by the coding sequence GTGAGTTCAAATAATCATTGGATGCAGCGCGATCTAGCCGTAGTTTGGCATCCTTGCACACAAATGAAAGATCACGAAACCTTGCCCTTAGTTCCGATTAAAAAAGCCCAGGGGATTTGGCTTGAGGACTTTGACGGTAACCGTTATCTGGATGCAGTGAGCTCTTGGTGGACGAATATTTTTGGGCATGCCAATCCACGGATTAATCAGCGCATTAAAGATCAGGTTGATCAATTAGAGCATCTGATGTTGGCAGGTTTTACCCATCAACCGGTGATCGAGCTATCAGAGCGTTTAGTGCAGATCACGCCAGCCGGTTTAGACAAAGTATTTTATGCCGATAATGGTTCGGCCAGTATTGAAGTGGCGCTGAAAATGAGCCATCACTACTGGCTAAATCTGGGTAAACCGGAGAAAAAACGTTTTGCTACCATTACCAATGGTTATCATGGCGAAACCTTAGGCACCATGTCGGTCAGTGACGTGGCCTTGTATACCGAGACTTACAAAGCTTTGTTATTTGATGCGATTAAAGTGCCCAGTCCTGATTGTTATCATCGGGCGCCGGGCGTTAGCTGGGAAGAGCACAGTCGCTTTATGTTTGAAGCTATGCGTCAAACCTTGGAGCAGCATCATCATGAACTATCGGCAGTGATTTTAGAGCCGTTAGTGCAAGGTGCTGGCGGCATGCGCATGTACCATCCGATTTATTTGACTCTGTTACGTCAAGCCTGTGATGAGTACGGTGTACATTTAATTGTCGATGAAATTGCCATGGGCTTTGGCCGTACCGGCAGTATGTTTGCCTGTGAGCAAGCAGGTATTACCCCAGACTTTATGGTGTTATCTAAAGCGCTAACCGGTGGTTACTTACCGCTTGCGGCAGTGATGACGACCAATCAAATTTATGATGCGTTTTATGATAATTACGACTCGCTCAAGGCGTTCTTACATTCGCATACTTACACTGGTAACCCTCTGGCCTGTGCTGCAGCGTTAGCTACGTTGGATATTTTTGCGCAAGACAATGTGATTGCTAAGAACCAGCAGCTGGCTCAGCACATGGCACAAGCTACTGCGCACTTACAGGATCATCCCCATGTCGCAGAAGTGCGTCAAACCGGTATGGTGTTGGCGATTGAAATGGTAAAAGATAAAGCCAATAAAACGCCGTTTGCTTGGCAAGAACGCCGTGGCATGAAGGTGTTTGAGTACGCGATGCAGCAAGGGGCGTTATTACGTCCACTGGGTAATGTGGTGTACTTTTTACCTCCCTATATCATTACCCCAGAGCAAATTGACTGGTTGGCTGAAGTGGCTACTGCCGGCATTGAGCTAGCAGTAAAAGACTAA
- a CDS encoding YdgA family protein: MSKKLVAVIAAVGLAYTGASWYFGKSYEDNTYAIVQNANQDLRQFFGVEAPQIAIADYQRGIFSSTASYSINFEQAGSGESLRLHDQIQHGPIPGLLQGKPQFGLAHSSITLPKTDDYQELFAITQQQSPFQLDTLLSFNLNADSTLNVIAMNHTSAKGDKVDFAGAQLQLKSSNNLRDFTLSGEIQPLTIESQTDETQAFRLAKQSLKGHLSDFNGATQSSAFEYLLEGADIVQRDQSSVQLKQFSLKQSDAATDHLLSFNGQYQLHELLIDGQSIGQFTLGFNGKNFDQKIYRELLDLAKVGLQDSPDAQMAAQAKVGFLVLELLNKNPELKLTPISWRNAAGESNLNFNLTLATPQGLDVLGNPQQAASEILQDIGLSMDLSLPMLQQAAETLMETEDFAEFQQQLPLLIEQASAEGLITQEAERVKLALSFKQGITQLNGQTIAPEELALLFQLLGSQFSAHEIEYDESEWELEDEDYPEDEQDAEEYDSEEQEEYAPALETEALEQK; the protein is encoded by the coding sequence ATGAGTAAAAAATTAGTAGCGGTAATAGCCGCAGTAGGCTTGGCTTACACTGGCGCTTCTTGGTACTTCGGTAAAAGTTACGAAGACAACACCTACGCCATTGTGCAAAATGCGAATCAGGATTTACGCCAATTTTTTGGAGTTGAAGCACCACAGATCGCAATTGCTGACTATCAACGCGGCATCTTTAGCTCAACCGCTAGCTACAGTATTAACTTTGAGCAAGCAGGCAGTGGTGAATCGCTACGCTTACATGACCAAATTCAGCATGGGCCAATACCGGGTTTATTACAGGGCAAACCACAATTTGGCTTAGCTCACTCCTCTATTACTCTACCGAAAACCGACGACTACCAAGAGCTATTTGCGATCACCCAACAACAATCGCCATTTCAGCTAGACACCTTGCTTAGCTTTAATTTAAATGCCGACAGCACTCTAAATGTCATAGCCATGAATCACACCAGCGCCAAAGGCGATAAGGTTGATTTTGCCGGTGCCCAGCTGCAGCTTAAAAGCAGCAATAATCTGCGTGACTTCACCCTAAGTGGCGAAATTCAGCCCTTAACCATTGAGTCACAGACAGATGAAACACAAGCGTTTCGCCTTGCTAAACAAAGCCTAAAAGGCCATCTATCCGACTTTAATGGCGCAACTCAGTCGAGTGCTTTCGAGTACCTACTAGAAGGGGCGGATATTGTGCAGCGCGATCAGTCAAGCGTGCAGCTCAAGCAATTTAGCCTAAAGCAATCCGACGCTGCCACTGATCATCTGCTGAGCTTTAATGGCCAATACCAACTGCATGAGTTACTCATTGATGGTCAGTCCATTGGCCAGTTTACCCTTGGCTTTAATGGTAAAAACTTTGACCAAAAAATTTATCGCGAGCTATTAGATCTCGCCAAAGTCGGATTACAAGACTCACCTGATGCACAAATGGCTGCCCAGGCTAAGGTTGGCTTTTTAGTGCTAGAACTGCTAAATAAAAACCCCGAGCTCAAACTAACCCCTATTAGCTGGCGCAATGCGGCGGGTGAGTCAAACCTAAACTTTAATTTAACCCTAGCCACTCCCCAAGGATTAGATGTGCTAGGTAACCCTCAGCAAGCTGCCAGCGAAATTTTACAAGACATCGGTTTAAGCATGGATTTATCCCTGCCAATGTTGCAACAAGCGGCCGAGACCTTGATGGAAACTGAAGACTTTGCCGAGTTTCAGCAGCAACTTCCCCTATTAATTGAGCAGGCCAGTGCTGAAGGACTTATTACCCAAGAAGCCGAACGGGTAAAGCTAGCGCTGAGTTTTAAACAGGGCATCACCCAACTCAATGGTCAAACCATTGCTCCAGAAGAGTTAGCCTTGTTATTCCAATTACTCGGCTCTCAATTCTCAGCGCATGAGATAGAGTACGATGAGTCTGAGTGGGAGCTTGAAGATGAGGATTACCCTGAGGATGAGCAAGACGCTGAGGAGTATGACTCTGAAGAGCAAGAAGAATACGCCCCAGCCTTAGAAACTGAGGCGTTAGAGCAAAAATAA
- a CDS encoding esterase/lipase family protein, whose product MGQVSGYRLVQLILLGLTLYLTGCAGVKVASVSTSDYMAARRGDILTTGTLSPATGSVLQVVGIDESLCSKENARCRDSLVATEALHSEQRLAALSELWLQTAIDQEKNKNTQLAERIAAYIESARYAYAYLFFTPRKPSQRALEDRQAQVRDYYNYATQQAVTLLFKHQDQADIDIQEANGVFVIRLANWEIQGNLAEVRLASGEQVPNEVIPAAALTFKGIRSQYRRDGLGAELVAVTAKRVVTKATADEVFSETPFPALTVMLDFGGENLEQVLKTQRVQMLGFDPYKKEDLQLAGDQVPLAANFTSGYGLWLARSGFASQSLLTLFGRGEVLERPHVYLMQPYDPNRRIVIMLHGLASSPEAWINVANEVLGDEQLRQNYQIWQVYYPTNAPIAYNNATIAEALKTTLKHFDPTGTAIASNEVVLLGHSMGGVLSRLMVSSSGDLFWQAFTERFKMSSARQRKVREQLKPYAWFEPLPGVSRAIFVAAPHRGTPFAENRVARWAANIIELPASMLARFGEVAQLLLDPSSASGEALTRPLNSIANLSDQDPFVRLAADLPISPKVKYHSIMGNDTPKVSLDESSDGVVPYKSAHLPGAVSELIIPSWHSVQETPEAIVEIRRILHQHLAEISRASHAATP is encoded by the coding sequence ATGGGGCAAGTGTCGGGTTATCGGTTAGTCCAGCTAATATTGCTGGGATTAACGCTGTATCTCACTGGTTGTGCTGGGGTAAAAGTGGCCTCGGTCAGTACCAGTGACTACATGGCAGCGCGCCGGGGAGATATTTTAACCACAGGTACCTTAAGTCCAGCCACAGGCAGTGTGCTACAGGTGGTTGGAATTGATGAAAGTCTGTGTAGTAAAGAAAATGCCCGTTGTCGCGATTCATTAGTGGCAACTGAGGCTTTGCATAGCGAGCAACGGCTAGCGGCTTTGTCAGAGCTGTGGTTACAAACAGCTATCGATCAAGAGAAAAACAAAAATACACAGCTGGCAGAGCGTATTGCGGCTTATATTGAGAGCGCCCGTTATGCCTATGCCTATTTATTTTTTACCCCAAGAAAACCCAGTCAGCGTGCACTCGAGGACCGTCAAGCACAAGTCCGCGATTATTATAATTATGCTACTCAGCAAGCAGTGACCTTGCTCTTTAAGCATCAAGATCAAGCCGATATTGATATTCAAGAAGCAAATGGCGTGTTTGTCATACGCTTGGCCAACTGGGAGATTCAAGGCAATTTAGCGGAGGTACGTTTAGCTTCTGGTGAGCAGGTACCTAATGAAGTCATTCCAGCTGCGGCTTTAACCTTTAAAGGTATTCGCAGCCAATACCGGCGAGATGGGCTGGGGGCAGAGTTGGTAGCGGTTACAGCCAAACGTGTGGTGACTAAAGCTACCGCTGACGAGGTATTTAGTGAAACACCTTTTCCAGCATTGACAGTAATGTTGGATTTTGGCGGTGAAAACTTAGAGCAGGTGCTAAAAACCCAGCGGGTACAGATGTTGGGGTTTGACCCTTACAAAAAGGAAGATTTGCAGTTGGCGGGTGATCAGGTGCCTTTGGCTGCCAACTTTACCTCGGGCTATGGCCTCTGGTTAGCGCGCTCAGGTTTTGCCAGTCAGTCGTTATTAACCTTATTTGGTCGCGGTGAGGTTTTAGAGCGGCCCCACGTGTACTTAATGCAGCCCTATGATCCTAATCGACGGATTGTAATTATGCTGCATGGCTTAGCCAGTAGCCCTGAAGCCTGGATTAACGTGGCCAATGAAGTATTAGGCGATGAGCAGTTGCGGCAAAACTATCAAATTTGGCAGGTGTACTACCCAACCAATGCGCCGATTGCTTACAACAATGCCACTATTGCCGAAGCCCTTAAAACAACGCTAAAACATTTTGACCCTACGGGCACTGCGATTGCCTCTAATGAAGTGGTGTTATTAGGGCACAGCATGGGCGGGGTGTTATCCCGATTAATGGTTTCCAGCTCCGGTGACTTATTTTGGCAGGCCTTTACCGAGCGTTTTAAGATGAGTTCGGCCCGCCAGCGTAAGGTGCGTGAGCAATTAAAACCTTATGCTTGGTTTGAACCGTTACCCGGCGTTAGTCGGGCGATCTTTGTCGCGGCGCCCCATCGCGGCACCCCCTTTGCGGAAAACCGAGTAGCACGTTGGGCAGCTAATATTATTGAGCTGCCAGCTAGTATGTTGGCCCGATTTGGTGAGGTGGCGCAGCTATTGTTAGATCCCAGCTCAGCTTCTGGTGAGGCGTTAACCCGACCGCTGAATAGCATTGCTAATCTAAGTGATCAGGATCCTTTTGTGCGCTTAGCCGCAGACTTACCCATTAGTCCCAAGGTGAAGTATCACTCAATTATGGGCAATGACACGCCCAAAGTTTCTCTTGATGAGTCCAGTGATGGGGTAGTGCCTTATAAGAGTGCCCATCTTCCTGGGGCTGTATCCGAGCTGATTATTCCTTCGTGGCATAGTGTGCAAGAGACTCCCGAGGCAATTGTCGAAATTCGCCGAATTTTACATCAGCATTTAGCAGAAATAAGTCGAGCATCCCATGCAGCAACTCCTTAA